AGCCAACCGTTTTGAACAGCGCTCACTATTTCGTTATCTGGCAAATTTGTATAATCCATCTTATCCAACAACTCCTAGTCCTATTTCTGTCACCAAACTTCTCATCCCAAGCTGACTTACTTCAGGCTTTGGTAATTTGTCTGGATCAAACTCCGCTGCAGTTATTTGCTTGAAAGCAGTAAGCCCTTCCTTATAATTCTCCGGATCAATATTCTGCATCATTGCAAATTTCCCAGGATGGGCACTAAGCTGGATGTGTTCTGATAGTTTATTTGGTTTATATCCACTTGGTGCTAATTTGCTCTCATTAAAAACACCAAGATCTTCTTGCACGCCCTCCTGCTTATCTAACATCTTTGAAAATACCTTTTTGAAAGGTTCTTCCGTGAAATCTAGCTCTTTAGGCTTCTGTTCCTGCTCTTTTCCTAATTTATTTTTACCTTTAATTGGATCTAATGATTCTAAATTTATACCCTGCATCATAATGCACCTCCGCGTTGTCTTTTAATATAAGACACCTCTCTATTAAGATTGTTCCCATTATTTTATTTTTTAAACAATTTATTTACGATTTCACTTACCTATCTCTTACCTTAATAGTCATTTTCTTTGCTTTTTGACTCTTTTTATTGATAAACTAGATTTAGTATTAAAAAGGAGGATTATTATGACAAATGTTAAAAAAATAGGTGAAGTTTACAAGTGTGATATTTGCGGAAATGTCGTTGAAGTTAAAAAAGTTGGTGGCGGCGAATTAGTTTGCTGTGGCAAACCGATGAACAAACAATAAAAAAGTTAATATAGCTCTGGTATGAATTTCTGAGAATCCATCGGTGGACGTACATATTCTTTTGGAGGATTTACTCTTTCTGGCAGGGTGATTGGTTCCGGAGTTAGGTCAGCATAAGGAATTTTTGAAAGCAAATGGGAGATGCAATTTAAACGTGCTTTCTTTTTGTTGTC
Above is a genomic segment from Candidatus Margulisiibacteriota bacterium containing:
- a CDS encoding desulfoferrodoxin FeS4 iron-binding domain-containing protein, which encodes MTNVKKIGEVYKCDICGNVVEVKKVGGGELVCCGKPMNKQ